Part of the Paenibacillus sp. FSL R7-0273 genome is shown below.
CAGCCTGGACCCCAGACAATGGCTGCGTGTTATACTGTAGAACGATGATAGATCCGAGCTGCCGCGCACCCACATTGTAAACGGCGGCATGGACAGGCTTCCGTCTCCGTTAAACAAGGCTATTAATGCTTCGATATTGTACTGTTCAAACGCTTCTACATAACTGTCGATCAGCTCCGCGTCTGCTTCGGCAGCTCCCTTCTTCAATTCCTCTGAGCGGAGATCCGACCGGTTAACCGCCGCCCTTGCCCGCTGCAAGGCACTGTTGACAGCTGCTGTGCTCATCCCCAGCGCGTCTGCGGATTCTCCCGCCGACCAGCGGAAGACATCATTCAGAATCAGTACAGCGCGCTGCCGGGGCGGCAATAGCTGAAGTATGGCGATAAAGGATAACCGGATGCTTTCCCTGCTTATCAGGATATCAGCCGGGTCTGCGCCATCACCGGGGGCCGGCCAGATCCAGGAATCCCGGGGCAGGCTGTCCCGGGGCTCGGCTACAGTAGCTGCCGGTTCCGATATATCCATCGGAAGCGCCCGGCGTTTGGCAGACCTCAGCCTGTCCAGACAGATGTTGGTAGCAATCCGGTATACCCAGGCTCTGCGCGAGGAATGATCTCTGAGCTGATCCCAGCCCTGCCAGGCACGGAGCATCGTATCCTGGACCGCATCCTCCGCCTCAACAATCGACCCCATCATCCGGTAACAATATCCCGTTAATTCAGAACGCATCTCCTGGAGCAGGTCTAACTCAGCTTGCTTTTGGCTCATCTACGTATCCCCCCTCCAGGAAACTATAAACGCTAACCGGATTATTTTCCACCCATCAATAAAAGGACCATTCCCCTCACCAGAAGATGCGGAGCATGGTCCTTTAACTGCTTATCCAGCAGCTTCATATTAGTCAAGAAGTGATGTAAACCCAATTGCAGCAAGCAGCAGCACACCGATGCCCAGCAAAATGCCTCCTATCAGAGAATATCTGGCCTCCTGTTGAAACGACGCAGTACCGGGCCCTCCGGGCGCAGGCGGACCAGGCTTTGCAACCACGCCTTCCTGACCTGTACGCCGGCCGGTACGCCGCCTTTTGTAACCTATTATCAGCAACACGGCACCGAGCAGAGACAGGAAGCTGCCTGGATAAACGAATGCCATCCACAGACCACTCATGTTACCCCTCCTTGTTTGGCTGTCTTTCTTAATACTAAACACTGCTGCGTTTAGCCAAACAGGAAATTCGGATTGCTGAATCAAAATCAGTAATTGTACCACATATTGGGAATGTGTATACTGATGTAAGGAATAGAAATTAAGGGCACTGCTTCGCTAGCATCGCTAGAGACAACCCCGCTACTTGTAGCCGGGTTATTTTTCGTTTCTTAAATTAACTGATAAGGCGGCGATTCCGATTATGTTCCCGGACGAAACAAGACCCCTCCTCACCAAAGAAGACCTCATCGGACAGTTCAAAAACTGCGGGCTCATGGCTGGACAAAATGTTATGGTTCATTCTTCATTAAGTAAGCTTGGTTTTGTTGTAGGCGGAGCCGAGACGCTCATCCGCGCTCTTCTTGAAATCGTAGGAGATGAAGGAACGCTGATGATGCCATCCCAAACCTGGAAGAATCTTGACCCTTCCACAGGTGTGCACTGGGAGGAGCCTGCAGAGTGGTGGCCTGCCATCAGGGAGCATTGGCCCGCCTATGATAAAGAGGTTACTCCGGCAATTGGTATGGGAATTGTAGCCGAGATGTTCCGTAAATGGCCGGGGGCCAAAAGATCCGGTCACCCTGCCCGCTCTGTAGCAGCAGTGGGCAAATACGCTGATTACTTAACGGAAAACCATGATCTGAGCAACATTTTCGGGGAGGACTCGCCGCTGGATAGACTGTACGGTCTGAAGGGTCATGTGCTTTTGGTTGGTGTCGGATACGATAAAAACACGTCACTGCACCTGGCGGAAACGCGGGCAAATTTCCCCGGCAAGAGGTTTAGCGAGGAGAGCAGCGCCATGCTGGTTAACGGGAAGCGCGAATGGGTTACTTACAGGACTCAGGCCGTGGACGATGAGGATTTTGTCCGGCTGGGGCAGATTTATGATAGCGAAAAGAGTGTCACGATTCATAGGATCGGAAACGCAGATGTCCGCCTCCTGGAGCAGCGCCCCTTGGTTGACTGGGCTACAGCATGGATGGAGTGCAACAGGGTCTAATGTTAAAAGATTAGACTCCATTGTTGTAAAACTCGCAGTTATTTGTGGTAAGGTTCACCGTATCGCTCTAATGACGAGAAGAGGGCACCCATATTGGTGTCCTCTATCTTTAACTTTGTGTCACATTGATTTTATATCCAGCAAAAATACTTCTTTGAAGCCCTTTTCACCCTCAGCAGTAATTTGTATCGCGCGTGTTCCAGGCAGACGTCGGACCCATTTCAGCTCTAAAAACCGCTCCAGCAAGGCATTTCCTAATGCTCCGGCAAGGTGATGACGTCTTTCACTCCAATCCAGGCATTTGTGGGTAAAAGCACGGCGCTTCTTCTTAACCCTATCTAAGTCAATTTGAAGGTCTGTAAAAAACTTCTCCCCATTCTCAGTAATAGCAAACCCTTCTTTTTCCTCACACAAAAGATCCGTTTTAAGCAGTGCATCGGTTAATCGCACCCCTAAACTCCCGGCGAGATGATCATAACAGGTTCTTGCGTAACGCAGCGCCTTGTCTTCTGAAGATTGCTTTAACGACTTTATTTCAACCGGCGGCGCAATGGATAATAAAGTTTCCATGACCCGGGCAACCTCCTGATCGCGGATTCCATAGTATCGATGCCTGCCTTGCTTCTCAACAGCAACTACATTCGCATTGACCATTTTCGCCAAATGAAAGCTTGCTGTCTGAGGCGTAATTCCCGCCATATATGCCAGCTCACCTGCTGCATGGAATCTCCCGTCCAGTAAGACAGTTAATATTGCCGCGCGTGAAGCTTCACTTACCAGAGTAGCGATCATAGCTGCGTTTGATTGTGCTTTCATTTTGGCCTCCATTGTGTAATCCATACTTCGATGATCGTGGAACTATTTATATTATACAATTTAGGCAGGATGTATAGAATAGGAGGACAAACAGAATGGATAACACACAGCAGATCCCAACCGCAGAAACGATACAGCCTAAGATTTTATATTATGGAACTCCTGTAATCTTGCTGAACACATCTAATGAAGATGAAACAGTAAATATTAGTCCGATTTCATCATCTTGGGCATTAGGAGACTGTATTGTACTGGGGGTTGGTCTTGGGGGAAAAGCAATTGAAAATGTAGAACGGCTCCCCGAGTGCGTAATTAATATTCCCGGGCCTTCGCTCTGGGAGAACGTTGAACAGCTAGCCCCCTACACAGGGAAAAATCCAGTCCCTGAGTGTAAGAAAGCGTATGGGTGCTCCTATCAAAAAGACAAATATGCTGCCAGTGGACTAACGCCCATAGCATCTATGACGGTTAAACCCACAAGAATAATGGAATGCCCCTTACAAATTGAAGCAAGAGTTAAAAGCATTCGGATACCCGATTATTCGACTACATTTGCCATTATTGAGACCCAGGCTGTTCATGTCCATGCCCACAAGGATATTATTATTAATGAAAATCATATCGATCCCCAAAAATGGAGTCCGCTAATCTATAATTTTCGTCATTATTTTGGTCTGGGTAAGCAGCTCGGAAAAACCTTTAGGTCTGAAAACTAGATAAAAAGACCCGCCCAGCCATCCACCGGCCGTGCGGGTCTTTCTCTTATTACTCCGCTTGACGCTTCAGTATTGCCAATCCGTTCACCGGCAGCTCAAGCTCTGCAGGAGCCTCAGTGCCTGTCTCCAGATCGGTATAATCGCGTCCGTCCAGCTTCACGGTCTGTGCTTCGCCGCTGAAGTTCTGTACGAATACAAAATCGTTCTCTCCGTCTGTACGCAGCTGTGCAGTTACACCTACAGGCAGCTCCGATTCCAGTGTACGGGTAATTCCAAGCTTAGCAGTGATGGCAGCGTACAGCTCCACATAGAACGCCAGGTCCTTAACACGGGTAGCCAGATGGTAGGCTTCACCTGCGCCAAGCTTGTTAACGGTCAATGCCGGACGTCCGGCATAGAAGTCGGTGCGGTAGTGGCCGAGTGCTTCAGCACCCTCCAGGTGAATCAGCTCAGCAATCTCATGTGCATCATAATCGCCGGACAAGCCCAGGGCATTGCCATTTTCCATTACCAGGCCGTTCAGATCACGGCTGTGCAGTCCTTCTGTCTCTTCCGCCCAGATGCCCAGCGTCTTGCGCAGCGGACCAGGGAAGCCTCCCAGATGGCACAGATCTGTCTCGCCTACAACGCCCGACCAGTAGGTTGCCAGGAACGTACCGCCCTGCTCTACATACTGCTCAATGTTCTGTCCATCTTTTTCGCTGATCAGGTACAGCATCGGTGCGATTACCAGCTTATAGCGGGACAGATCGTCACCGGAGCCGACGATGTCAACCGGAATGCCCTGCTCCCACAGCGCACGGTAGTGCTGCAGTACAGTCTCTTCGAACTTCAGACCGGAATTGCGGATCCCTTGGGCATCTTTAATTGCCCAGCGGTTGTCCCAGTCATACAGAATCGCTGTCTGTACAGGAGTAGAGGTGCCGACCACATCGGTCAGACCTGCCAGAACCTGGCCTACTTCGGCTACATCCTTGAATACACGGGTCTCGCCATGTCCGCTGTGATCCAGCACGGCACCGTGGAACTTCTCACTGGAGCCGCGGCTCTTACGCCATTGGAAGTACTGCACGGAATCCGAACCGTGTGCAACCGCCTGCAGGGAAGACAGCTTGTGCATGCCCGGACGCTTCAGCTTGCTGACCGTCTGCCAGTTGGTAAGGGAAGGCGTGCTCTCCATCAGCAGGAACGGCTTATGCTTGAAGGTGCGGAACATGTCATGGTGCATCGCTGTCCAGGCAGCCAGACGGGCATCATCGTTATCCTCAGTATAGCCCCAGTCCGGGTAAGCATCCCAAGAAACTACATCAAGAATTTTGGCCATTTCGCGGTAGTCGATACCGTCGATGTTATGCATATTGGTCGTAATCGGCAATTCCGGATTGTAGTCACGCACTGCAGACATTTCATGGCTGCAGAAATCAATCGTCTGCTCACTGACAAACCGGCGCCAGTCCAGATTCAGGCCGTGCACCTGAGTCTCACCGTGCGGAGCCGGAGATTCGATCTGCTCCCAGGCAGTATACGTGTGACTCCAGAAGGTCGCCCACCAGGCATGGTTAACCTCTTCCAGACTGCCGTTATATTTCACTTTGAGCCAATCTCTGAATGCGTTCTGACAGTAATCACAGTGGCATTCGCCGCCGAACTCATTGGAGATGTGCCAGCCGATAACTGCAGGATGGTGAGCGTAACGCTCTGCCAGCTTGGAGTTAATCAGTGCTGTCTTTTCCCGGTAGACCGGAGAAGTGAAGCAGTGATTGTGGCGGACGCCATGCAGATTACGTACACGGTTGCGTTCTATACGCAGAACTTCCGGATATTTAGCGGACATCCAGGCCGGACGCGCGCCGCTCGGAGTCGCCAGGAAAGCATAAATACCGTTCTCGGCAAAGGTATCCAGTACATGATCCAGCCATTCAAAGGTGAAGACGCCCTCTTCCGGCTCCAGGGACACCCAGGAGAATATGCCGACGGACATCACGTTACAGCCTGCCAGCTTCATCAGGCGGATATCCTCTTTGAAAATTTCAGGGTATTTCAGCCATTGCTCGGGATTATAATCGGCTCCATGCAGCATGACCGGGGCCTTGCTGCTGATCGCAGGTAATTTAAGACTCATAGTAGTAGATTCATCCTCTCATCATCTTCCGTGTTAGGATGGGACTTTTCTCTGATTACATTCACTCAGCATCCTTGTCCAAATCACGGATAATCATTTATACTATTTATAATAAAGGATAAATGCTGCGAGACAGTAGGAATAAACTCGCGACTGCATAGCACAAAATGAATATGAGGTGTCCACTTTGCTTCCATTTTCTTTAGTAGAGCTGCCCCGCCAGCCTGATGAATTCCCGCTCTATCCCTACTCTGTAGGCCACCATATCCAGTATCATCATGTCCGCCCTGCCGGGTTCCCCGTGCATCAGGTGTTCCTGATCCGCAGCGGCAGCGGGCTGTTCCGCGATCTTACGGACGGCACAGAAACGGTGCTTAGTCCGGGGATGGTATTTGCATTCCCGCCGGACCGCGGGCATGAATATTATCCGCTGTCCCATGAGCCGTGGCATCTGGCTTTTATCGGCTTTGACGGCGGCCAGTCTGCCGCAGTATTAGAGGGGCTGCGCCTGCTGCCCTCTGTGCCTGTAAGGACTGAACGGTTTGAAGAATGCTGGGACATGATCGCCGGAATCTGGCATACCGTTGACCGGCATAACGCCGCCCGGCTGGATGAGCATACCATGCAGGAGCTGTCCATCACCCTGTATAGGCTGCTTCTGATGCTGCGCCGCGGGGATTCCTCCCTTAATCAGACCGAACGTCCGGAAACCGAAACGGTCCGCAACGAAGCGCTGCAAAAAGCGGTCAGCCTGATCAACGAGCACTTTACCGAGCCGCTGCTGATTGCCAACCTGGCTTCTGCTGTGGGATACTCGGTGCAGCATTTCCAGCGCCTGTTCCTGCAGGTGTATGGTGTTACGCCGCATAAATACCTGCAGAATCTGCGCCTGCAGCGTGCGCTGCAGATGATTACCGAGAGCCCTGAGCGGCCGGTTCAGGATCTCGCGCTGAACGTCGGAATGGAGACGAATTACTTTATCCGGGTATTCCGCAAGACTTACGGCTGTACGCCGGGTGTTATGCGCAGCCGGCTTGCGGGTGAGCGGGATAGTCCACTTGGATAGCCTATAAGGCACGCTTGTACAATGAAGGAGGGAAGTTTTATGACAACAGCACGTTTCTGTGAGACCCTTCTGCTTTTCAATGAAAGGATCTCAGTATGCAAGGATTTTGAATGGATCGTAGTCGGATCAGGCGCCTCCTTAATTCAGGGCTGTCCAATCCAGCCTAATGACCTGGATATTATGGTAAAACGAAGCAGTGATGTGAAACGTTCCGCACGATTGTTTATGGACCTTTTACCGGAAACCGGCCCTTCTCTGATTTTCAATAAACACTGGCTTTCATCAAAGAGAGCTGTTACATATACTGTGTGTAG
Proteins encoded:
- a CDS encoding sigma-70 family RNA polymerase sigma factor, with product MSQKQAELDLLQEMRSELTGYCYRMMGSIVEAEDAVQDTMLRAWQGWDQLRDHSSRRAWVYRIATNICLDRLRSAKRRALPMDISEPAATVAEPRDSLPRDSWIWPAPGDGADPADILISRESIRLSFIAILQLLPPRQRAVLILNDVFRWSAGESADALGMSTAAVNSALQRARAAVNRSDLRSEELKKGAAEADAELIDSYVEAFEQYNIEALIALFNGDGSLSMPPFTMWVRGSSDLSSFYSITRSHCLGSRLVPVRANGNSPAFAQYAPAGAEGPLTPWAIHVLEISQGKIAHIHHFIDSELFARFGLPPELKRN
- a CDS encoding aminoglycoside N(3)-acetyltransferase; this encodes MFPDETRPLLTKEDLIGQFKNCGLMAGQNVMVHSSLSKLGFVVGGAETLIRALLEIVGDEGTLMMPSQTWKNLDPSTGVHWEEPAEWWPAIREHWPAYDKEVTPAIGMGIVAEMFRKWPGAKRSGHPARSVAAVGKYADYLTENHDLSNIFGEDSPLDRLYGLKGHVLLVGVGYDKNTSLHLAETRANFPGKRFSEESSAMLVNGKREWVTYRTQAVDDEDFVRLGQIYDSEKSVTIHRIGNADVRLLEQRPLVDWATAWMECNRV
- a CDS encoding ArsR/SmtB family transcription factor, translating into MKAQSNAAMIATLVSEASRAAILTVLLDGRFHAAGELAYMAGITPQTASFHLAKMVNANVVAVEKQGRHRYYGIRDQEVARVMETLLSIAPPVEIKSLKQSSEDKALRYARTCYDHLAGSLGVRLTDALLKTDLLCEEKEGFAITENGEKFFTDLQIDLDRVKKKRRAFTHKCLDWSERRHHLAGALGNALLERFLELKWVRRLPGTRAIQITAEGEKGFKEVFLLDIKSM
- a CDS encoding flavin reductase family protein; translated protein: MDNTQQIPTAETIQPKILYYGTPVILLNTSNEDETVNISPISSSWALGDCIVLGVGLGGKAIENVERLPECVINIPGPSLWENVEQLAPYTGKNPVPECKKAYGCSYQKDKYAASGLTPIASMTVKPTRIMECPLQIEARVKSIRIPDYSTTFAIIETQAVHVHAHKDIIINENHIDPQKWSPLIYNFRHYFGLGKQLGKTFRSEN
- a CDS encoding beta-galactosidase, which translates into the protein MSLKLPAISSKAPVMLHGADYNPEQWLKYPEIFKEDIRLMKLAGCNVMSVGIFSWVSLEPEEGVFTFEWLDHVLDTFAENGIYAFLATPSGARPAWMSAKYPEVLRIERNRVRNLHGVRHNHCFTSPVYREKTALINSKLAERYAHHPAVIGWHISNEFGGECHCDYCQNAFRDWLKVKYNGSLEEVNHAWWATFWSHTYTAWEQIESPAPHGETQVHGLNLDWRRFVSEQTIDFCSHEMSAVRDYNPELPITTNMHNIDGIDYREMAKILDVVSWDAYPDWGYTEDNDDARLAAWTAMHHDMFRTFKHKPFLLMESTPSLTNWQTVSKLKRPGMHKLSSLQAVAHGSDSVQYFQWRKSRGSSEKFHGAVLDHSGHGETRVFKDVAEVGQVLAGLTDVVGTSTPVQTAILYDWDNRWAIKDAQGIRNSGLKFEETVLQHYRALWEQGIPVDIVGSGDDLSRYKLVIAPMLYLISEKDGQNIEQYVEQGGTFLATYWSGVVGETDLCHLGGFPGPLRKTLGIWAEETEGLHSRDLNGLVMENGNALGLSGDYDAHEIAELIHLEGAEALGHYRTDFYAGRPALTVNKLGAGEAYHLATRVKDLAFYVELYAAITAKLGITRTLESELPVGVTAQLRTDGENDFVFVQNFSGEAQTVKLDGRDYTDLETGTEAPAELELPVNGLAILKRQAE
- a CDS encoding AraC family transcriptional regulator, giving the protein MLPFSLVELPRQPDEFPLYPYSVGHHIQYHHVRPAGFPVHQVFLIRSGSGLFRDLTDGTETVLSPGMVFAFPPDRGHEYYPLSHEPWHLAFIGFDGGQSAAVLEGLRLLPSVPVRTERFEECWDMIAGIWHTVDRHNAARLDEHTMQELSITLYRLLLMLRRGDSSLNQTERPETETVRNEALQKAVSLINEHFTEPLLIANLASAVGYSVQHFQRLFLQVYGVTPHKYLQNLRLQRALQMITESPERPVQDLALNVGMETNYFIRVFRKTYGCTPGVMRSRLAGERDSPLG